The following proteins are co-located in the Trichormus variabilis 0441 genome:
- a CDS encoding Glu/Leu/Phe/Val family dehydrogenase, producing the protein MVSMPTLPLEGASPAHICPFDQACSYLEAAAKELRLDQGTLEILSHPRKVVTVSIPVRLDNGDIRVLAGHRVQHSDILGPYKGGTRYHPAVTLREVSALAMLMTWKCALLGIPYGGAKGGIAINPQHYSVGELEKITRRYTSELIKDIGPAVDIPAPDVGTSAREMAWMMDTYSVNVGHAVPGVVTGKPISIGGSRGREMATGRGVMIIVREALADMGRTLEGVKVVIQGFGNVGGAAAELLYQAGAKILAVSTGAGGLFAADGLDIPALKAYAAENHRSIVGFPQAVAISNAELLTLPCDVLIPAALENQITEENVDQIQAQIVAEAANGPVTLEANRVLEGRGVTVLPDILANAGGVVVSYLEWVQGLSYLFWDEERVNREMEHLMVQAYHQVIKQSQMRQVPLRLAAYTLGVGRVAQALSDRGLYP; encoded by the coding sequence ATGGTTTCAATGCCTACCCTACCGTTGGAAGGTGCTAGTCCAGCCCATATTTGTCCATTTGATCAAGCTTGTAGCTACTTAGAAGCAGCTGCAAAAGAGTTGAGGTTAGATCAAGGGACGCTGGAAATTCTCAGTCACCCACGTAAAGTTGTGACAGTCTCTATTCCTGTGAGATTAGATAACGGCGATATCCGGGTACTAGCAGGACACCGAGTACAGCATTCTGATATATTAGGCCCCTACAAAGGCGGAACACGTTACCATCCAGCTGTGACATTGAGAGAAGTATCTGCTCTGGCAATGCTAATGACTTGGAAATGTGCGCTACTGGGTATTCCTTATGGTGGTGCGAAGGGAGGTATTGCTATAAATCCCCAACACTACAGCGTAGGTGAATTAGAGAAAATTACGCGTCGTTATACAAGCGAATTGATTAAAGATATCGGCCCTGCCGTAGATATACCAGCGCCAGATGTGGGAACTTCTGCCCGTGAGATGGCTTGGATGATGGATACTTACTCTGTGAATGTTGGTCACGCAGTCCCAGGGGTTGTCACAGGTAAGCCAATTTCCATTGGTGGTTCACGGGGAAGAGAAATGGCAACTGGACGGGGTGTAATGATTATTGTCCGTGAAGCACTGGCGGATATGGGCAGAACTTTAGAGGGAGTAAAAGTAGTTATTCAAGGTTTTGGCAATGTAGGCGGTGCTGCGGCTGAATTGCTGTACCAAGCTGGAGCCAAAATTCTTGCTGTTTCTACAGGTGCAGGAGGTTTATTTGCGGCTGATGGTCTCGATATTCCAGCGTTAAAAGCCTACGCTGCGGAAAATCATCGAAGTATTGTGGGTTTTCCCCAAGCAGTAGCAATTAGTAATGCAGAGTTGCTAACTTTACCTTGCGATGTTTTGATTCCCGCAGCTTTAGAAAACCAAATCACTGAAGAAAATGTAGACCAGATACAGGCGCAAATTGTCGCGGAAGCTGCTAATGGCCCGGTAACTTTGGAGGCTAACCGAGTTCTAGAGGGGCGGGGTGTGACTGTACTGCCAGACATCTTGGCGAATGCTGGGGGCGTGGTGGTGAGTTATTTAGAGTGGGTACAAGGTCTTTCCTACCTGTTTTGGGATGAGGAGCGTGTCAACCGGGAAATGGAACACTTGATGGTGCAAGCTTATCATCAAGTGATTAAACAGTCGCAGATGCGGCAAGTTCCTTTGCGATTAGCCGCTTATACCTTGGGTGTAGGTAGGGTTGCTCAAGCGTTGAGCGATCGCGGTCTTTATCCTTGA
- a CDS encoding IS630-like element ISAva6 family transposase — protein MVRPRIKLTEHLSTEEIEQSYRRCEDAQEKTRWLVIKLLNQQPQLSAQKVAEIVGFSGDWVRKIVRRYNKLGANGIINQQKLKPGGKKLALTNEQQQWLRQRLASPPEDGGLWSAPKVGELIRVQFGITLHVTTAWDYLKRLGFSLQQPRPLHTEAATFVQRQMFKTELTEFVRLLRFLHPHKSVEVWAEDEARLGLKPIVRRVWTPVGHRPNAVHRTRYQWLYTYGFVHPATGESFFLILPRVNIAVMQMALDAFAAEVNPHHHKIIVLLVDQAGWHTSKQLMLPAGIILFPLPAYTPQLQPTECVWSLLREAVANQMFSTLDELETVLISRCQWLMSHPQIVHGKVGFDWICQI, from the coding sequence ATGGTACGTCCCAGGATAAAACTAACAGAGCATCTATCAACAGAAGAAATAGAACAAAGTTATCGCCGATGTGAAGATGCACAAGAGAAAACCCGATGGTTAGTGATTAAATTGCTCAATCAACAACCACAGTTGTCAGCGCAAAAGGTAGCAGAGATTGTGGGATTCTCAGGGGACTGGGTGAGAAAAATCGTGCGGCGATACAACAAGCTAGGAGCAAACGGAATCATCAATCAACAGAAACTGAAACCAGGAGGAAAAAAACTTGCACTCACAAACGAGCAACAACAGTGGTTGCGCCAAAGGTTAGCTTCACCACCAGAAGATGGGGGGTTATGGAGTGCGCCAAAAGTAGGGGAATTGATCCGAGTACAGTTTGGAATTACACTCCATGTCACTACAGCTTGGGATTACCTCAAAAGGCTAGGATTTAGTCTGCAACAACCACGACCTCTGCATACTGAGGCGGCAACTTTTGTTCAAAGACAGATGTTTAAAACTGAGTTAACGGAGTTTGTGCGATTGTTACGTTTCCTCCATCCGCACAAATCAGTTGAAGTTTGGGCAGAAGATGAAGCTCGATTAGGCCTCAAACCCATCGTCCGTCGAGTTTGGACACCAGTAGGTCATCGTCCCAATGCTGTGCATCGCACTCGTTACCAATGGCTTTATACTTATGGATTTGTCCATCCAGCTACTGGCGAGAGTTTTTTCTTGATTTTACCCAGAGTCAACATTGCTGTCATGCAAATGGCTTTAGATGCTTTTGCCGCTGAAGTCAATCCTCATCATCACAAAATCATTGTTTTGCTTGTTGATCAAGCTGGTTGGCATACCAGTAAACAATTAATGTTGCCAGCTGGTATCATTCTGTTTCCTCTGCCTGCTTATACACCTCAACTCCAACCGACTGAGTGTGTTTGGTCGCTTCTACGTGAAGCTGTTGCTAATCAGATGTTTTCTACTCTCGATGAACTAGAAACTGTGTTAATTTCTCGTTGTCAATGGTTAATGTCTCACCCTCAAATTGTTCATGGCAAGGTTGGGTTTGATTGGATTTGCCAAATTTGA
- the acs gene encoding acetate--CoA ligase, producing the protein MSQPTIESILQEKRLFHPSAEFSQNAQIKSLEDYQRLYDKAKADPQKFWAELAETELHWFQKWDTVLDWQAPFAKWFVGGKINISYNCLDRHLTTWRKNKAALIWEGEPGDSRTLTYAQLHREVCQFANVLKQLGVQKGDRVGIYMPMIPEAAIAMLACARIGAPHSVVFGGFSAEALRDRLIDAQAKVVVTADGGWRKDAIVPLKEQVDKALADGAVPSVENVLVVKRTGQDIYMQLGGRDHWWHDLQKGASADCPAEPMDSEDLLFVLYTSGSTGKPKGVVHTTGGYNLYTHMTTKWIFDLQDTDVYWCTADVGWITGHSYIVYGPLSNGATTLMYEGAPRASNPGCFWDVIEKYGVNIFYTAPTAIRAFIKMGEHHPNARNLSSLRLLGTVGEPINPEAWMWYHKVIGGDRCPIVDTWWQTETGGIMITPLPGAISTKPGSATLPFPGILADIVDLDGNTVPQNEGGYLAVRYPWPGMMRTVYGDPERFRRTYWEHIPPKDGNYTYFAGDGARKDEDGYFWVMGRVDDVLNVSGHRLGTMEVESALVSHPAVAEAAVVGKPDDLKGEEVVAFVTLEGTYQASDDLSKVLKQHVVQEIGAIARPGEIRFTDALPKTRSGKIMRRLLRNLAAGQEVSGDTSTLEDRSVLDKLREGA; encoded by the coding sequence ATGTCTCAGCCAACTATAGAGTCAATTCTGCAAGAAAAACGTTTATTTCATCCCAGTGCCGAGTTTTCCCAAAATGCCCAGATTAAAAGTCTAGAAGATTACCAACGTCTCTACGACAAAGCCAAAGCTGATCCGCAAAAATTTTGGGCAGAATTAGCCGAAACAGAACTGCACTGGTTCCAAAAATGGGACACAGTATTAGATTGGCAAGCACCTTTCGCTAAGTGGTTTGTGGGTGGGAAGATTAACATTTCCTACAACTGTTTAGATAGACATCTCACAACTTGGCGGAAAAATAAAGCTGCTTTGATTTGGGAAGGGGAACCAGGGGATTCCCGTACTTTAACTTATGCCCAATTACATCGGGAAGTTTGCCAGTTCGCCAACGTCTTGAAACAACTGGGAGTGCAGAAAGGCGATCGCGTCGGTATTTATATGCCGATGATTCCCGAAGCGGCGATCGCCATGTTAGCCTGCGCGAGAATTGGCGCACCTCATAGCGTGGTATTTGGTGGGTTCAGTGCGGAAGCCTTGCGCGATCGCTTAATTGATGCCCAAGCCAAGGTAGTAGTTACAGCTGATGGTGGGTGGCGTAAAGATGCGATCGTTCCCTTGAAAGAACAGGTAGACAAAGCCTTGGCTGATGGTGCTGTTCCATCTGTAGAAAACGTCCTGGTTGTCAAGCGTACCGGACAAGATATTTATATGCAGTTGGGAGGACGAGATCATTGGTGGCACGATTTACAAAAAGGCGCATCCGCCGACTGTCCCGCCGAACCAATGGATAGCGAAGACTTGCTATTTGTCCTCTACACTTCCGGTAGCACAGGCAAACCCAAAGGCGTTGTCCATACCACTGGTGGTTATAACTTATATACCCACATGACCACCAAATGGATTTTCGACCTACAAGACACAGATGTATATTGGTGTACCGCCGATGTAGGTTGGATTACTGGACATAGTTACATAGTCTACGGCCCCCTCTCCAACGGTGCAACCACACTGATGTATGAAGGTGCGCCTCGTGCCTCCAATCCTGGTTGTTTCTGGGATGTAATTGAAAAATACGGCGTGAACATTTTCTACACCGCACCCACCGCAATTCGCGCCTTTATTAAAATGGGTGAACACCATCCCAACGCCCGCAACCTTTCTTCCTTAAGATTATTAGGAACTGTTGGTGAACCAATTAACCCAGAAGCTTGGATGTGGTATCACAAAGTTATTGGTGGCGATCGCTGCCCCATCGTTGATACTTGGTGGCAAACTGAAACTGGCGGTATCATGATTACCCCTCTACCAGGGGCAATTTCCACTAAACCCGGTTCCGCTACCCTTCCCTTCCCTGGCATCCTGGCCGACATAGTTGATTTAGATGGTAACACTGTACCCCAAAACGAAGGTGGTTACTTAGCAGTGCGTTATCCCTGGCCGGGAATGATGCGGACTGTTTACGGCGATCCTGAACGCTTCCGCCGCACCTACTGGGAACATATACCCCCCAAAGATGGCAACTATACTTACTTTGCTGGCGATGGCGCGAGAAAAGATGAAGACGGCTATTTCTGGGTAATGGGACGAGTGGATGATGTATTGAATGTGTCAGGACACCGCCTCGGCACAATGGAAGTAGAATCAGCCCTAGTTTCTCACCCAGCCGTTGCCGAAGCAGCAGTAGTGGGTAAACCAGATGACTTAAAAGGCGAAGAAGTGGTAGCTTTTGTCACCCTAGAAGGAACTTATCAAGCCAGCGATGACTTGAGTAAGGTACTCAAACAACACGTAGTTCAAGAAATCGGGGCGATCGCTCGTCCTGGGGAAATTCGCTTTACCGACGCATTACCCAAGACGCGATCGGGTAAAATCATGCGGCGCTTACTGCGAAATCTCGCCGCCGGACAAGAAGTTTCTGGCGATACTTCCACTCTGGAAGATAGAAGTGTTTTAGATAAATTACGGGAAGGTGCGTAA
- a CDS encoding GAF domain-containing protein: protein MENSSTVKPIQTNSGPESQPDMKTALSGVISRIRQSLDIETIFQITVTEVRQLLNADRVGVFRFYPELRWEGKFIYEDVGSEWISVLTSEFSDGLPPTLSYHCFAEEFAQPYQQGTIKVIDNIYQAGISDYHIQRLEKLQVRAKVAAPLIKGKELWGLLCVHQCSTPRQWEASEIEFVQLIAEHLGVALQQADYLEQVKAQSAQLAQAKARETAAEWQRCMAIAIEKIRQSLDLESIFRTSTIEIRKLVNADRVAIYRFNPDWSGEFVFESFADGWISLIDEQEKKPELRKNVSECSAKDLASTPTVDTYLQETRGGSFTKCEIYRVCNDIYNAGFSDCYIKILETYQARAYVIIAIYHGQKLWGLLAIYQNAGVRDWQDDEVYLLTQISTQLGVALQQAEYLQQMQTQASEIAKAAERQRALANTVEKIRRSLDLDTIFKTTTQEVLSLLGVERVAIYRFYPDWSGEFVADSIVDGWTPIVKPQPVTERLLLQEIQAGKYARNEVFVPISQGDKLWGLLVAYQNSQPRYWQDEEINLLAQVGVQLGVALQQAETLQQLKVQAVQLAQAAARERKAAEREKALAATVEKIRRSLDLDTIFATSTEEVRRLLEVDRVIIYRFQPDWSGEFVAESLGNGWTPVNKLLTVITDDCLQKSQGEYFVNGKILVVKDIYSQDYSRYHLALIEAMEARAYIVVPIFQGEKLWGLLAAYQNTQPRDWQEEEVDLLVQIANQLGVGLQQAELLEQTHRQKEEITQTLKELQATQSQLIQSEKMAGLGQLVAGIAHEINNPISFIYGNITYVTEHIENVFQLLHLYQKNYPKPKAEIQENITALDLDFITDDVPKILSSIKFGAERISQLVLSLRIFARLNEAEMKMVNLHEGIDSTLLILQHRLQANTNILEIEVIKEYGDLPEIFCYAAQMNQVFMNIINNAIDALEKSILIGGIVDKPQIKISTKFIKNNAVVICIADNGCGIPEAMRSRIFEPFFTTKEPGQGTGLGLSISYQIVVEKHGGQIKCISELGKGSEFSIEIPIK, encoded by the coding sequence ATGGAAAACTCTTCTACAGTAAAACCCATACAAACAAATTCCGGGCCAGAATCTCAACCAGATATGAAGACAGCTCTTTCTGGGGTAATTAGTCGGATTCGCCAGTCTTTGGACATAGAAACAATATTCCAAATTACCGTTACGGAAGTACGCCAACTATTAAATGCTGATCGGGTAGGAGTATTCCGTTTCTATCCTGAGTTGAGATGGGAAGGGAAATTTATTTATGAAGATGTGGGTTCTGAATGGATTTCGGTATTGACATCCGAATTCAGCGATGGATTACCCCCTACTTTAAGCTATCACTGCTTTGCTGAGGAATTTGCTCAACCTTATCAGCAAGGCACAATCAAGGTAATAGATAATATTTACCAAGCGGGAATTAGTGATTATCACATTCAGAGACTGGAAAAGTTGCAAGTACGCGCTAAGGTAGCTGCTCCTTTAATAAAAGGAAAAGAGTTGTGGGGATTATTATGCGTTCATCAGTGTAGTACTCCTCGACAATGGGAAGCATCAGAAATTGAGTTTGTGCAATTAATCGCCGAACATTTGGGAGTAGCTTTACAGCAAGCAGATTATCTAGAACAGGTAAAAGCGCAATCAGCACAACTAGCACAAGCCAAAGCTAGAGAAACAGCCGCAGAATGGCAAAGATGTATGGCGATCGCTATCGAAAAAATTCGCCAATCCCTAGATTTAGAAAGCATTTTCCGCACTAGTACTATAGAAATTAGAAAGCTAGTGAATGCTGACCGCGTAGCTATTTATCGCTTCAATCCAGATTGGAGTGGTGAATTTGTCTTTGAATCTTTTGCTGATGGTTGGATTTCTTTGATCGATGAACAAGAAAAGAAACCGGAATTACGAAAGAACGTCAGCGAATGTAGCGCCAAAGATTTAGCATCTACCCCAACAGTAGATACTTACTTACAAGAAACTAGAGGTGGTAGCTTCACCAAATGTGAAATTTATCGTGTCTGTAATGATATTTATAACGCAGGCTTTAGCGACTGTTACATCAAAATACTAGAAACCTATCAAGCTAGAGCTTACGTAATTATTGCTATTTACCACGGTCAAAAACTGTGGGGCTTATTAGCAATCTATCAAAACGCAGGAGTACGTGATTGGCAAGATGATGAGGTATACTTACTCACCCAAATCAGCACCCAGTTAGGTGTAGCGTTGCAGCAAGCCGAATATCTACAGCAAATGCAAACTCAAGCAAGCGAAATTGCTAAAGCTGCGGAACGACAAAGAGCATTGGCTAACACTGTAGAGAAAATTCGCCGTTCTCTTGATCTTGATACCATCTTTAAAACTACCACTCAAGAAGTGCTAAGTCTATTAGGCGTAGAACGGGTAGCAATTTATCGCTTTTACCCAGACTGGAGTGGTGAATTTGTCGCCGATTCCATTGTTGATGGTTGGACACCCATAGTTAAGCCTCAACCTGTTACAGAACGTCTACTGCTGCAAGAAATACAAGCAGGTAAGTATGCACGGAATGAAGTTTTTGTTCCCATTTCCCAAGGGGATAAGTTATGGGGTTTGTTAGTAGCTTATCAAAACTCCCAACCCCGTTATTGGCAAGATGAAGAAATTAACTTATTGGCTCAAGTTGGTGTGCAGCTAGGTGTAGCCTTACAACAAGCAGAAACCTTGCAACAGTTAAAGGTGCAAGCTGTACAATTGGCTCAAGCCGCCGCACGAGAACGCAAAGCAGCAGAGAGAGAAAAAGCATTAGCAGCCACAGTAGAGAAAATCCGCCGTTCTCTTGATCTTGATACCATCTTTGCTACCAGTACTGAAGAAGTCCGGCGATTGTTGGAAGTTGATCGCGTAATTATTTACCGTTTCCAGCCTGATTGGAGTGGGGAATTTGTCGCTGAATCCTTGGGTAATGGTTGGACACCAGTAAATAAACTTCTCACTGTGATTACAGACGATTGCTTGCAAAAAAGTCAAGGTGAATATTTCGTCAACGGTAAAATTCTAGTTGTTAAAGATATTTACAGCCAAGATTATTCTAGATACCATCTTGCCCTCATCGAAGCGATGGAAGCCAGAGCATATATAGTTGTGCCAATTTTCCAAGGCGAAAAACTGTGGGGATTACTAGCTGCTTATCAAAATACTCAACCTCGTGATTGGCAAGAAGAGGAAGTAGATTTACTAGTGCAGATTGCTAATCAATTAGGCGTAGGACTCCAGCAAGCAGAATTACTCGAACAAACACATCGTCAAAAGGAAGAAATCACTCAAACACTCAAAGAATTACAGGCAACTCAAAGCCAGTTAATTCAAAGTGAAAAAATGGCTGGTTTAGGACAACTAGTGGCAGGTATTGCACACGAAATCAACAATCCAATTAGTTTTATTTACGGTAACATCACCTATGTTACTGAACACATCGAAAATGTATTTCAATTGCTGCATCTTTATCAAAAAAACTATCCTAAACCAAAAGCAGAAATCCAAGAAAATATAACAGCATTAGATTTAGACTTTATTACTGATGATGTACCGAAGATTCTCAGTTCCATTAAATTTGGCGCAGAGCGCATTTCTCAATTAGTCTTATCACTAAGGATTTTTGCTCGACTTAATGAAGCAGAAATGAAAATGGTGAATCTACATGAAGGTATTGATAGTACTCTGCTGATATTACAACACCGCTTGCAAGCAAATACTAATATTTTGGAGATTGAAGTAATCAAAGAATATGGTGATTTACCTGAAATATTCTGCTATGCAGCCCAAATGAATCAGGTATTCATGAATATCATCAATAATGCAATCGATGCCCTAGAAAAGTCAATATTGATAGGTGGAATAGTAGATAAACCACAAATTAAAATTAGCACGAAATTTATCAAGAATAATGCAGTGGTAATTTGCATTGCTGATAATGGTTGTGGGATTCCAGAAGCGATGCGATCGCGGATTTTTGAACCATTTTTTACTACAAAAGAACCAGGACAAGGTACTGGCTTAGGTTTGTCTATTAGCTATCAAATTGTTGTAGAAAAACACGGCGGGCAAATTAAGTGTATTTCTGAATTAGGTAAAGGTTCGGAATTTTCGATAGAGATCCCTATCAAGTAG
- the petN gene encoding cytochrome b6-f complex subunit PetN — protein MAILTLGWVSLLVVFTWSIAMVVWGRNGL, from the coding sequence ATGGCGATTTTGACACTTGGTTGGGTATCACTGTTAGTTGTGTTTACTTGGTCGATTGCGATGGTAGTTTGGGGACGTAACGGACTGTAG